In a single window of the Branchiostoma floridae strain S238N-H82 chromosome 2, Bfl_VNyyK, whole genome shotgun sequence genome:
- the LOC118410282 gene encoding GRB2-associated and regulator of MAPK protein-like, which translates to MGNVTLCIKKQVEDLKWLEDSLTPEEILERCSLPTLVKVTQSDRRSQLSKDLVLLVNSSFSEEKVLAQSLERETGKTIGPLVSIPASYTGTFRLLAPQSFQTVQEVVDSQPFSGTFTVEEDMKWKKQRLPDSVQQMMISELGESGLKGKFPKTLVRRGDLLSMRGILNPTNGEPQGEDNPLNGDAGGQQKKGSKKSKKKGKPLPAYVICMNQDGEIMCIPSYCSGRFSTVALRNTSGPTFTLKDIVDDADIDLPADVLYVDGEAFMEDEHFTGLVKLLTSYEKKLVVASILEEDGGFSSVEFGVDCGVKFAPADPDDPKNRDFLKRATATPNDGSVTRKRLGSFRPNLGGSSFPSMDSINLIGKWRNRSLRRKGEKSIPEETEPPN; encoded by the coding sequence ATGGGCAACGTGACGTTATGTATCAAGAAACAAGTGGAGGACTTGAAGTGGCTGGAAGACTCCCTCACTCCTGAGGAAATTCTTGAGAGATGCAGCCTCCCCACTTTGGTCAAGGTCACTCAATCCGACCGTCGTTCTCAGCTTAGCAAAGACCTCGTCCTCCTGGTGAATTCCTCCTTCTCGGAAGAGAAGGTTCTTGCGCAGAGCTTGGAGCGGGAGACTGGGAAGACTATCGGTCCGCTGGTCAGTATCCCGGCGTCGTACACGGGAACGTTCCGGCTGCTGGCGCCGCAGTCGTTCCAAACGGTGCAGGAAGTGGTCGACTCGCAGCCATTCTCTGGCACCTTCACGGTGGAAGAAGACATGAAATGGAAGAAACAGCGCCTGCCAGACTCTGTACAACAGATGATGATCAGCGAGCTTGGAGAGTCCGGACTCAAGGGGAAGTTCCCAAAAACTCTCGTCAGAAGGGGGGATCTACTTTCCATGAGGGGGATTCTCAACCCCACAAATGGCGAACCACAAGGAGAAGACAACCCACTGAACGGCGACGCAGGCGGTCAGCAGAAGAAAGGATCCAAGAAAAGTAAGAAGAAAGGTAAACCGCTGCCGGCGTACGTGATCTGTATGAACCAAGACGGTGAAATTATGTGTATCCCGTCTTATTGTAGTGGCAGATTCTCGACCGTAGCTCTACGCAACACGAGCGGCCCCACGTTCACCCTGAAGGATATCGTGGATGACGCTGACATAGACTTGCCGGCGGACGTGCTGTACGTCGACGGGGAGGCGTTCATGGAGGACGAACACTTCACGGGACTCGTCAAACTGCTGACGTCGTACGAGAAGAAGCTTGTCGTGGCGTCTATTCTAGAAGAAGACGGGGGTTTCTCTTCCGTAGAGTTTGGCGTGGATTGTGGGGTGAAGTTCGCGCCCGCCGATCCGGACGACCCGAAGAACAGAGACTTCTTGAAGCGAGCCACGGCCACCCCTAACGACGGGAGCGTGACACGGAAAAGGCTCGGCAGTTTTCGGCCTAACCTCGGCGGGTCGTCGTTTCCGTCCATGGACAGCATCAACCTGATCGGGAAATGGAGGAACAGATCTCTGAGGAGAAAGGGGGAGAAGTCTATCCCAGAAGAAACAGAGCCACCAAACTGA